The following DNA comes from Oncorhynchus masou masou isolate Uvic2021 chromosome 21, UVic_Omas_1.1, whole genome shotgun sequence.
CAGAAATCCATATATTGCCTCCCCTTGATTCATCTTTAAAAACAGATATGGTTATTGATATGTTGAATGTTACAAATTGGGTTGATGAAAGTTAGAAAACGAACACAAAAATATTAATGTAATTGTATTTTGCCCTCGAAACACAAACGGATCTGCACGAACATGTATCTACATACATTCAAATAAACAAGCTTTTGTGAGTGGATAGCAGCCGCCAGGAGATACTTACTGTGTCGTCACTTCGGTATGGGTTGAGTTTGTTGTACACCGCTTCAACAACGTTTCGCCTAGGACACAAAGTTAACATGCAGGTTTAGCTTAGCAAGCAATAAAAATACCAATGTATATAAGCCCAATAAAAACAAGAGTGTATACAGAAAAGCTAAATGCTGAGCATACAAGGCTGGAATTGAAGGGCAAAAATCAATTAGCCCAACTAACACTGGAATTGAAGGGCAAAAATCAATTAGCCCAACTAACAGCCCAAACTTCCACGCTAGTCCAAACTATCAAAACCACTTTAGTGAAAAGTCATTAAACCTTACCCTGCAAAGCATGGTACTATTTCCCTAGTACTTAATCGACCTCAAACTTTGAGTTGGCTGAGGTCCAGTTAAAAGAGATCACTCACTTGCTGGCCAGTTCACCCCCAGGAGGGAGGTTAGGGATGCTCTCTGATGCTAACGTCCGCATCACGTGGACCAAGTCTGGAACCCCTTCGTTTCCCTGCTTCTTAATGATCTCTGTGGGAATAGCAGAACAACATTCTCTGTGAGTAGAAAACAATATCACACTGAGTGAAGTGACCTTCAACAACATCAAATTCATGACAATGTTCTTATGCTATCTAGGTTTCTATATTTAGATGCTGCACCTTCTACTCTGCTCTCGAGGTACTTATCCAGCTCTGCTTCCCTTTTCACGGCATCTGCAGTCACCTTTGGAGCCCCTGGGAGGCAGATCAGCACAACGCTCATATTGTCCCGACTCCCCTGTTCAAAGGGAGAAAGCGAGAGCAATACAGACAGACTTAAAAAGGAAAATAATTTGCTTTAGCATTTTCAAGTAATCCAAAAGGCATCTATGACGCCTTCTCATGTGACAAAATGCTGTGGTAACATCCAGGTACATGCAAATGCTTAGCTGTTACTGATTCAGTGAACAATAAATTAACAGGTCTCACCTTGTACAAGCAAGTGTCAACAATTTCATTGCAGACTCTCTCAAGGTCATTGGTCACCTCTAGCCTGGACCTGACAAAGTCACACAGTTCCTCATTGGCCATGACATCCCAGATGCCATCGCAGGCTAGGACAATAAACTCATCTTCCACCTCAGACCTTTCAATGGCATACACCTCAGGCTCTGGTGAAACCAGCTGCTCAGTGGGGCCCTTGCCATGCACACACTTGTAGTCGAAGTCTCCCAGGGCCCGGGACACAGCCAGAGAGCCGTTCACTCTCTGGATCATGACAGAGCCTCCGGCGTTTTGAATCCTCTCCTTCTCCAGTGGGTTGCTGGGCTTGTGGTCCTGTGTGAAGAAGTGCACAGCTCCTCCACGGCTCAGAAGACCCCGGGAGTCTCCACAGTTGATGAAATAGATGTGGCCTGGGGAAATCATGACCCCCACCGCAGTTGAGCCACTGCGGTCCACACCGTGCTTCTTCTCTGAGATGTTCCGCATGTGCTCGTCAATCTGCAGGAAACCTGTGCGGATGCCGATCTTCACACTCTCTACGTTGGGCTCCAGACCACTCTGGAAGTCTGGGTTGCTGGTGATGTGCTCCAGCAGGTGCTCACAGCAGTATTTGGCCACCTGGGAGCCAGCATGCCCATCATAGACAGCAAAGAAGGACCAAGGGTCGAGCCCATGAGGCAGGCCAATGACTGCCGTGTGCgcatcctccatctccaccctccaGCCCTGCATGCTGCTCAGGCCATAGGTCAGACTGTTCCCCTCACCATGAGCATTGTGCTTCTCCATCTTTGGCTTGTCCAAAAACGCCCCCATTGTAGCTCTTAAAACCTTCAAAACAGGAATAAAACAAAGGATAATATAATATGTTAAGTTGTTATTCTGCTACATGTTTACTAATTAAACCCCAAAATATTTGCCAAATATAATTAGTTAAGATATGGATGATTTCAAAGCAGATGATGACACGGATACAATCCTTTTATGGCAAAAAGATTAGATAGCACCTTGGGCTGCACTCATACGTTGCACCCTCTAGTCTAAAAATAGGTGAGTACTGTAGACATTTTAaacactagctaacgttagttagaaacatatatcaatgaattacTAACGTTAGCTGCTAGTTAAATAACCTATTTTGTAGGTGTTGGCCATTGATTGTAAAGTCAGCACTGCAAATAGTTAACGTTAACTACCCAAATTGCAAAACAAGATCCTCCCGCTTGCTATTTTCCGCTTTCCTTACGCCCAAGCCAGTTGGGTCCCTAGCCAACGTTCGCTAACTACGTGTTATTATTTTGTAGCTAGCTAGAATACAGTGTAGATAGCTATTTAGTTTAGCGTTTTAGTGATGTTAGCCATCAATGAAGTAACTTAGTTAGTAGGTAATCTTACCTAACTAATGCTAGTTACGTCAAATAGCCTCCTATCCCAACTagctagttactgtagacatCGTCCAACTAAGTCAATGATAGAGCCAGGGTTACTCAAATAAGTCACATTTTTGATGATCACAAAATTACGAACAACAATGTTTTCAACAACGTTAACTAGCTGGCTGGCTatggtagctagctagttagcttaaATCCTCCGGTCGCAATAATATGAAAACCAAAATAAACAAACAGCTGCGTCGTTGTGGGCCTTGGCCCCATAGCTTTGGCAGGCCTTAGTTACACTGCCCCACGGCCTATCCTCGTCGCGGAACACCCGCTGTGTATAGCTAATCAGTAATGCTAACAGACTAGCCTGGTAGACAATCAGAGAGATTTCTCACAGGCACAAATCACCGTGACTTACCAAAATCCGCAAGACCTGTTTTGAAGTTGTAAAGACAGCAACAGAGCAGAGGTGCTGTGACCGAAACAGAAACCCCGACGAGATGGAGGGAGTTTGcgggtaacgttagctagctagcaatcacCTCACAGTGCATCAATTTGTGAAAGTGCGGAACTCCCTGTTCTGACTAAACCAGGGATGCATTACTTTAACATTTGTCGACGTAAAGTATAGTTAAAATGTCCCTCCTTTGAATTTTTAGGCCGGAGCTGTTATGGCCAAATGAGTGTCAAGCCCCAGCCTATTCACTTGAATTTGACACAGCCTGCAAACACTAGCTAAACCAAACAGTGGACTCAAAAAATACCCGGATGTTGCAGGTTGCGTGCTTGAAAGCATTACATCATCCCTATGAGGCAGTTGGTAATCAACACGAAAGCCCATACATTGATTCAACCATATATATCCTATTACATTACTACTTACATACATTACTGCTATTATTAGTATtttaattcctaattctatggatTCAACATTGTAAAGGCGAGCACGCATATTAACATAAAGCCAATACATTTCGTATGGAAATATCTGTGGGCTGTGGCGATTCAAAATGTTCTCAGTATGCATTTATTTCAGTCACAATTTGTATCACTCTCCGTCTATATTAAAGTGGCACAGTGCGCCAAATATCAATATTAATCGGGTCTATTCATACTGAAAAATATTTACAAATTCGAGATAATCTTTAAGAGTAAACTGTAACCAGAAGTGTTTTGTATTTCTAATAGTCGCTTCCGGGTTATTGAGAAATTATTTTCTGCTAAAGCCAAATATTATTAATATACTGATAAGATACTTTTCTGTCCGCCCTAAAAGTGGGAGTCGAAACAAAGCGGCACGGCAGACTGTCTAATCAAGGAGGGCtgctgccgcgttcaaaacaactgggaactcggaaaaatacaaggtcgaatcatgacgtcagtgatcttcaggtcggaactCCAGAATAGGCCCGATttcccgagttggatgaccgttcaaatcgATTTTCCCCAGTAGAGTTCTCGGTGGTTTTGAAGGCACCGAAGTCGGAACTCGGAAATTTCAGAGTTCACACTTCCCaattgttttgaacgcggcatatgcgttctctggaaaataatgaacGACGTAAAGGTGTGTTCCACGACGCGCCAACAGAGTGGAACTGACCGTCCACGAAGTTGTGTTATTTTCCATAGAAAGCATAGAGCCCCTAGTTAACCCTTTtatataatgtatgtaatgtaacaCAATAGccactagaaatgtgttcaacatccagtGAAGTAGCCAGCAAGTTTAGATAGCTGTTTGGTTACCACGGCAACTACTGCAGCTAACCAAACCATCTGTCCTAGCTTGCTAATATGAAAATTGAATTCAACAATACCAATGCTGTTTTCAATTCAACTTTTGCAttcaaaaacagctcaaataaaacATGCAAAAAGGAACGATAGCCATTCAATTCTATGGTGCAAATATACCATGCGTTATTTACGCAATAACGCCCGAGagggtgtgatatatggccaatatgccACACTAGTTGTgtgttcttatgcacgacacaACGAACAAGAAGATACATGTCTTTCCGCCGGAACAATAGAAGTAGTTGTTCAATGTCCACAAAGCGACACCGCGGGCTGTCTAGCTCCCGCCTTTTatacatctcattattgtaatcCGTTTTAAAATATTAAATGAGGGTTGTTGGGGGTAAACCGCCTGTATTCAAATGAAAAATATGCCAAGTTACTAGCCTCATACTTTGAACATGCATAGCCATCTCGAAACAAATCTGATATAAAAAATCTC
Coding sequences within:
- the LOC135508144 gene encoding protein phosphatase 1A isoform X3 produces the protein MGAFLDKPKMEKHNAHGEGNSLTYGLSSMQGWRVEMEDAHTAVIGLPHGLDPWSFFAVYDGHAGSQVAKYCCEHLLEHITSNPDFQSGLEPNVESVKIGIRTGFLQIDEHMRNISEKKHGVDRSGSTAVGVMISPGHIYFINCGDSRGLLSRGGAVHFFTQDHKPSNPLEKERIQNAGGSVMIQRVNGSLAVSRALGDFDYKCVHGKGPTEQLVSPEPEVYAIERSEVEDEFIVLACDGIWDVMANEELCDFVRSRLEVTNDLERVCNEIVDTCLYKGSRDNMSVVLICLPGAPKVTADAVKREAELDKYLESRVEEIIKKQGNEGVPDLVHVMRTLASESIPNLPPGGELASKRNVVEAVYNKLNPYRSDDTDILFFRGFS
- the LOC135508144 gene encoding protein phosphatase 1A isoform X2 → MGAFLDKPKMEKHNAHGEGNSLTYGLSSMQGWRVEMEDAHTAVIGLPHGLDPWSFFAVYDGHAGSQVAKYCCEHLLEHITSNPDFQSGLEPNVESVKIGIRTGFLQIDEHMRNISEKKHGVDRSGSTAVGVMISPGHIYFINCGDSRGLLSRGGAVHFFTQDHKPSNPLEKERIQNAGGSVMIQRVNGSLAVSRALGDFDYKCVHGKGPTEQLVSPEPEVYAIERSEVEDEFIVLACDGIWDVMANEELCDFVRSRLEVTNDLERVCNEIVDTCLYKGSRDNMSVVLICLPGAPKVTADAVKREAELDKYLESRVEEIIKKQGNEGVPDLVHVMRTLASESIPNLPPGGELASKRNVVEAVYNKLNPYRSDDTDSASTDDMW
- the LOC135508144 gene encoding protein phosphatase 1A isoform X1: MGAFLDKPKMEKHNAHGEGNSLTYGLSSMQGWRVEMEDAHTAVIGLPHGLDPWSFFAVYDGHAGSQVAKYCCEHLLEHITSNPDFQSGLEPNVESVKIGIRTGFLQIDEHMRNISEKKHGVDRSGSTAVGVMISPGHIYFINCGDSRGLLSRGGAVHFFTQDHKPSNPLEKERIQNAGGSVMIQRVNGSLAVSRALGDFDYKCVHGKGPTEQLVSPEPEVYAIERSEVEDEFIVLACDGIWDVMANEELCDFVRSRLEVTNDLERVCNEIVDTCLYKGSRDNMSVVLICLPGAPKVTADAVKREAELDKYLESRVEEIIKKQGNEGVPDLVHVMRTLASESIPNLPPGGELASKRNVVEAVYNKLNPYRSDDTVSISWRLLSTHKSLFI
- the LOC135508144 gene encoding protein phosphatase 1A isoform X4 — protein: MGAFLDKPKMEKHNAHGEGNSLTYGLSSMQGWRVEMEDAHTAVIGLPHGLDPWSFFAVYDGHAGSQVAKYCCEHLLEHITSNPDFQSGLEPNVESVKIGIRTGFLQIDEHMRNISEKKHGVDRSGSTAVGVMISPGHIYFINCGDSRGLLSRGGAVHFFTQDHKPSNPLEKERIQNAGGSVMIQRVNGSLAVSRALGDFDYKCVHGKGPTEQLVSPEPEVYAIERSEVEDEFIVLACDGIWDVMANEELCDFVRSRLEVTNDLERVCNEIVDTCLYKGSRDNMSVVLICLPGAPKVTADAVKREAELDKYLESRVEEIIKKQGNEGVPDLVHVMRTLASESIPNLPPGGELASKRNVVEAVYNKLNPYRSDDTL